The following DNA comes from Candidatus Zixiibacteriota bacterium.
CCCGGAGTTGACCAGGGCGTTCAAACAGTTTTTCATCCAGATTTTCTTCTCATTATCGAGCGCGGCGAAGGGCTGATCGCAGATTACCAGCCGGGGAGATTTAAGGACAATTCTCAGCATCTCGACCGCCCGGGTCTGCCCCCATGAAAGCGAACTAATCGGTTTACGATTCATCCCCCCCAGGCCGATATCGTAAAGCCTGTCCCGAATCGTATTCTTGTCGACTCTGATTTTAGCGAGTTTCAGGTAGACCTGTATATTCTGCATCAGGTTGTATTTGTCAAACACCAGCGGTTCCTCCAGCATGAATCCGATCCTGCGCCGAAACGCGGTGGTACGAGCTTTTCCCGGAATCAGCTTCAAATGATCCTCGAACCTGATCGAACCATCATAGCCCGGTTTCAACCCGAGCAGAATCTTGGTCAGGGTCGTCTTACCGGAACCGGTCGGCCCGGAGACCATAAGACCGTTCGAAGGACCGATTTCAAATGACAGATTTTCGATCAGAAACCTTCGGTCCGAAAGCCTGTAATTCAGTTTGTCGACTTCGAGTATTGCCATGATAGATTGATAATTGTAAAAAAAACGCCCACAGGCAAGGGATTTTGGTTGACATCAGGTACGTCGCGGGTAGCTTTTATGAAACAAAAAGGAGATCAGCGATGAAATACAGAATCGGTTATATCCTCGTAATCACAGTTACAGCCATGCTTCTATGCGGATGTTCGCAGAAAACGATCGAGGAGATGGAATGGGCTTTTCAGACCAGCAACACGACTGAAGATATAATGAGCATCAGCTTCGCGGACAAGAATCATGGCTGGGCGGTCACTGCGGATGGCAGTATCCTGGCCACCGAGGATGCCGGAGAAACCTGGACGGCAAAGAAAATAGCCGAAAATCGCCTGACCAGCGTCTGCGCTGTGGACAAGGAAGTTGTCTGGGCGGCCGGTCTCAATGGCAGTCTCTACCAGTCCACTGACGGCGGAGTTGTATTCAAGGATCGTGCTTTCGATCCGGAGGAAAACGCTATCGAGATAGATTTCTGGGACGACGACCACGGTATTATCCTGGCTAACCGTGTGGACAGCGACGGTTCGATCTATGGCACAGTCTTTCGTACCAGCGACGGAGGTGCGGACTGGAGCGAGGTCTATGTCGCGCTGGACAGCGCTACCGCATTGGATATACTCGAGGAAGGCCGGGGATGGATCGCCACCCGGGGAAGCATCTGGAACACTACCGACTACGGCGCAAACTGGGAAGAAAATGTAATTGGAGAGGCTATCTCGATAAACGACCTGCATTTCGATGATTATTCCTACGGTTTCCTGGTGGGAGATTCGGGCACATATTACACATCTTTTGACGGCGGATGGTCATGGGATAACCGGGGAGGCGCATTTCCCGAACGGCACCTGTCTGCACTCGAGTTCACCGATCGCTTCAACGGTATCATCGTAGGACAGGGCGGTATTATCCTTTATACCGTCGATGTCGGCGAGCATTGGAATTTCGATGACCAGCTGACTTCCAGCGACCTCTATGATATCACCTCGGTCAAGAATCGCTTCTATATCTGCGGAGCCGGCGGTACTATTATCAGTATTCACTGATCGCGAAAAATTTGAATAATACAGCTTCTCACCTGTAAGCAATAATGAGTGCGTTTCAATTTACGAGGAGGTAATCATGGCTTACTCAGCAGGAGCGTCAGGAGCTGCGGCGGCGGCCGC
Coding sequences within:
- a CDS encoding ATP-binding cassette domain-containing protein — translated: MAILEVDKLNYRLSDRRFLIENLSFEIGPSNGLMVSGPTGSGKTTLTKILLGLKPGYDGSIRFEDHLKLIPGKARTTAFRRRIGFMLEEPLVFDKYNLMQNIQVYLKLAKIRVDKNTIRDRLYDIGLGGMNRKPISSLSWGQTRAVEMLRIVLKSPRLVICDQPFAALDNEKKIWMKNCLNALVNSGSAVIFTFSLAEVGEMFNWPRISLKE